In a single window of the Osmerus eperlanus chromosome 2, fOsmEpe2.1, whole genome shotgun sequence genome:
- the LOC134012449 gene encoding TOM1-like protein 2 isoform X3, which translates to MEFLLGNPYSTPVGQCIERATDGGLQNEDWTLNMEICDIINETEDGPKDSMRALKKRLGGNKNYREVMLALTVLETCVKNCGHRFHVLVANRDFIDGVLVKIISPKTNPPTIVQDKVLALIQAWADAFRSSPDLTGVVHIYEELKRKGIEFPMADLDALSPIHTPQRGVPEVDPAVLKYRAPTQPHAAAAPPQPVVTQLPGPTSATQIPHIPEVQGPITANPEQIARLRSELDIVRGNTKVMSEMLTEMVPGQEDTSDLELLQELNRTCRSMQQRVVELISRVSNEEVTEELLHVNDDLNNIFLRYERYERYRSGRAAQNNGMLSEATEDNLIDLGPGSPAVVSPRVSTSPNPAPSVPPAGASASPARTPASLSTQLAGLDVGADGVSGTLSSLSSQPNQDDFDMFAHTRTSSLADQRKNVKYEDPQALGGLASALDVRQQNAGGKGDGAEEGVTSEEFDKFLEERAKVADSLPSPPGGDPGPPVSSAPGNTRRQSKKAERTEDALFAL; encoded by the exons ATGGAGTTCCTACTGGGCAATCCGTACAGCACTCCAGTCGGCCAGTGTATAG AGAGGGCCACGGATGGCGGCCTGCAGAACGAGGACTGGACCCTCAACATGGAGATCTGTGACATCATCAACGAAACTGAGGACGG GCCTAAAGACTCAATGAGAGCACTGAAGAAGAGGCTGGGTGGGAATAAGAACTACAGAGAGGTGATGCTGGCACTGACG GTGTTGGAGACCTGTGTGAAGAACTGTGGCCACAGATTCCACGTGCTTGTCGCCAACCGGGACTTCATAGATGGCGTGCTGGTCAAAATCATCTCACCTAAAACCAACCCTCCTACCATCGTACAGGACAAAGTACTGGCACTGATCCAG gcctggGCTGATGCCTTCAGGAGTAGCCCGGACCTGACGGGCGTGGTCCATATTTatgaggagctgaaaaggaaaGGTATTGAGTTCCCAATGGCAGACCTGGATGCGTTGTCACCCATCCACACTCCACAGAGG GGTGTGCCTGAAGTGGACCCAGCTGTGCTCAAGTACCgagcccccacccagccccacgCCGCCGCAGCCCCGCCCCAACCGGTCGTCACTCAGTTGCCGGGCCCCACCTCTGCCACGCAGATCCCCCACATCCCTGAGGTACAGGGCCCAATCACCGCCAACCCCGAACAG ATCGCCAGGCTGCGGAGTGAGCTGGATATCGTGAGAGGAAACACCAAAGTCATGTCAGAGATGCTGACAGAGATGGTGCCAGGACAGGAGGACACCTCTGACCTGGAACTGCTTCAG gagctgaACCGGACTTGCAGGTCCATGCAGCAGAGGGTGGTGGAGCTGATCTCCCGTGTGTCAAACGAGGAGGTGACCGAGGAGCTGTTACACGTCAACGATGACCTCAACAACATCTTCCTACGATACGAAag GTACGAGAGGTACCGGTCGGGTAGAGCTGCCCAGAACAATGGG ATGCTGAGCGAGGCCACTGAGGACAACCTCATAGACCTGGGTCCAGGCTCCCCTGCCGTGGTCAGCCCCCGGGTCAGCACCAGCCCCAACCCCGCGCCCAGCGTCCCTCCAGCGGGAGCCAGCGCCTCCCCCGCCCGTACCCCCGCATCCCTTTCCACACAGCTGGCCGGCCTGG ATGTGGGAGCAGACGGCGTCAGTGGgactctgtcctctctgtccagcCAACCCAACCAGGATGACTTTGACATGTTTGCCCACACCAGGACCAGCTCTTTGGCCGACCAGCGCAAAAA TGTGAAGTACGAGGACCCCCAGGCACTGGGAGGCCTGGCCTCCGCGCTGGATGTGAGACAACAGAATGCTGGAGGG AAAGGTGATGGGGCAGAGGAAGGGGTGACCAGTGAAG aGTTTGACAAGTTCCTGGAAGAGCGAGCCAAAGTGGCAGATTCCCTACCATCGCCTCCTGGTGGAGACCCTGGCCCGCCTGTCAGCAGTGCCCCAGGCAACACAAGAAGGCAGAGCAAGAAAGCGGAGCGGACGGAGGATGCCCTCTTTGCCTTGTAG
- the LOC134012449 gene encoding TOM1-like protein 2 isoform X2: MEFLLGNPYSTPVGQCIERATDGGLQNEDWTLNMEICDIINETEDGPKDSMRALKKRLGGNKNYREVMLALTVLETCVKNCGHRFHVLVANRDFIDGVLVKIISPKTNPPTIVQDKVLALIQAWADAFRSSPDLTGVVHIYEELKRKGIEFPMADLDALSPIHTPQRGVPEVDPAVLKYRAPTQPHAAAAPPQPVVTQLPGPTSATQIPHIPEVQGPITANPEQIARLRSELDIVRGNTKVMSEMLTEMVPGQEDTSDLELLQELNRTCRSMQQRVVELISRVSNEEVTEELLHVNDDLNNIFLRYERYERYRSGRAAQNNGMLSEATEDNLIDLGPGSPAVVSPRVSTSPNPAPSVPPAGASASPARTPASLSTQLAGLDVGADGVSGTLSSLSSQPNQDDFDMFAHTRTSSLADQRKNVKYEDPQALGGLASALDVRQQNAGGIPVSQSSVMDDIEEWLCTDVKGDGAEEGVTSEEFDKFLEERAKVADSLPSPPGGDPGPPVSSAPGNTRRQSKKAERTEDALFAL, from the exons ATGGAGTTCCTACTGGGCAATCCGTACAGCACTCCAGTCGGCCAGTGTATAG AGAGGGCCACGGATGGCGGCCTGCAGAACGAGGACTGGACCCTCAACATGGAGATCTGTGACATCATCAACGAAACTGAGGACGG GCCTAAAGACTCAATGAGAGCACTGAAGAAGAGGCTGGGTGGGAATAAGAACTACAGAGAGGTGATGCTGGCACTGACG GTGTTGGAGACCTGTGTGAAGAACTGTGGCCACAGATTCCACGTGCTTGTCGCCAACCGGGACTTCATAGATGGCGTGCTGGTCAAAATCATCTCACCTAAAACCAACCCTCCTACCATCGTACAGGACAAAGTACTGGCACTGATCCAG gcctggGCTGATGCCTTCAGGAGTAGCCCGGACCTGACGGGCGTGGTCCATATTTatgaggagctgaaaaggaaaGGTATTGAGTTCCCAATGGCAGACCTGGATGCGTTGTCACCCATCCACACTCCACAGAGG GGTGTGCCTGAAGTGGACCCAGCTGTGCTCAAGTACCgagcccccacccagccccacgCCGCCGCAGCCCCGCCCCAACCGGTCGTCACTCAGTTGCCGGGCCCCACCTCTGCCACGCAGATCCCCCACATCCCTGAGGTACAGGGCCCAATCACCGCCAACCCCGAACAG ATCGCCAGGCTGCGGAGTGAGCTGGATATCGTGAGAGGAAACACCAAAGTCATGTCAGAGATGCTGACAGAGATGGTGCCAGGACAGGAGGACACCTCTGACCTGGAACTGCTTCAG gagctgaACCGGACTTGCAGGTCCATGCAGCAGAGGGTGGTGGAGCTGATCTCCCGTGTGTCAAACGAGGAGGTGACCGAGGAGCTGTTACACGTCAACGATGACCTCAACAACATCTTCCTACGATACGAAag GTACGAGAGGTACCGGTCGGGTAGAGCTGCCCAGAACAATGGG ATGCTGAGCGAGGCCACTGAGGACAACCTCATAGACCTGGGTCCAGGCTCCCCTGCCGTGGTCAGCCCCCGGGTCAGCACCAGCCCCAACCCCGCGCCCAGCGTCCCTCCAGCGGGAGCCAGCGCCTCCCCCGCCCGTACCCCCGCATCCCTTTCCACACAGCTGGCCGGCCTGG ATGTGGGAGCAGACGGCGTCAGTGGgactctgtcctctctgtccagcCAACCCAACCAGGATGACTTTGACATGTTTGCCCACACCAGGACCAGCTCTTTGGCCGACCAGCGCAAAAA TGTGAAGTACGAGGACCCCCAGGCACTGGGAGGCCTGGCCTCCGCGCTGGATGTGAGACAACAGAATGCTGGAGGG ATCCCTGTATCGCAGTCCTCTGTCATGGATGACATTGAGGAGTGGCTCTGTACTGATGTG AAAGGTGATGGGGCAGAGGAAGGGGTGACCAGTGAAG aGTTTGACAAGTTCCTGGAAGAGCGAGCCAAAGTGGCAGATTCCCTACCATCGCCTCCTGGTGGAGACCCTGGCCCGCCTGTCAGCAGTGCCCCAGGCAACACAAGAAGGCAGAGCAAGAAAGCGGAGCGGACGGAGGATGCCCTCTTTGCCTTGTAG
- the LOC134012449 gene encoding TOM1-like protein 2 isoform X1 has protein sequence MEFLLGNPYSTPVGQCIERATDGGLQNEDWTLNMEICDIINETEDGPKDSMRALKKRLGGNKNYREVMLALTVLETCVKNCGHRFHVLVANRDFIDGVLVKIISPKTNPPTIVQDKVLALIQAWADAFRSSPDLTGVVHIYEELKRKGIEFPMADLDALSPIHTPQRGVPEVDPAVLKYRAPTQPHAAAAPPQPVVTQLPGPTSATQIPHIPEVQGPITANPEQIARLRSELDIVRGNTKVMSEMLTEMVPGQEDTSDLELLQELNRTCRSMQQRVVELISRVSNEEVTEELLHVNDDLNNIFLRYERYERYRSGRAAQNNGMLSEATEDNLIDLGPGSPAVVSPRVSTSPNPAPSVPPAGASASPARTPASLSTQLAGLDVGADGVSGTLSSLSSQPNQDDFDMFAHTRTSSLADQRKNVKYEDPQALGGLASALDVRQQNAGGLRVKGDDNAELEPIDSWLITQGMIPVSQSSVMDDIEEWLCTDVKGDGAEEGVTSEEFDKFLEERAKVADSLPSPPGGDPGPPVSSAPGNTRRQSKKAERTEDALFAL, from the exons ATGGAGTTCCTACTGGGCAATCCGTACAGCACTCCAGTCGGCCAGTGTATAG AGAGGGCCACGGATGGCGGCCTGCAGAACGAGGACTGGACCCTCAACATGGAGATCTGTGACATCATCAACGAAACTGAGGACGG GCCTAAAGACTCAATGAGAGCACTGAAGAAGAGGCTGGGTGGGAATAAGAACTACAGAGAGGTGATGCTGGCACTGACG GTGTTGGAGACCTGTGTGAAGAACTGTGGCCACAGATTCCACGTGCTTGTCGCCAACCGGGACTTCATAGATGGCGTGCTGGTCAAAATCATCTCACCTAAAACCAACCCTCCTACCATCGTACAGGACAAAGTACTGGCACTGATCCAG gcctggGCTGATGCCTTCAGGAGTAGCCCGGACCTGACGGGCGTGGTCCATATTTatgaggagctgaaaaggaaaGGTATTGAGTTCCCAATGGCAGACCTGGATGCGTTGTCACCCATCCACACTCCACAGAGG GGTGTGCCTGAAGTGGACCCAGCTGTGCTCAAGTACCgagcccccacccagccccacgCCGCCGCAGCCCCGCCCCAACCGGTCGTCACTCAGTTGCCGGGCCCCACCTCTGCCACGCAGATCCCCCACATCCCTGAGGTACAGGGCCCAATCACCGCCAACCCCGAACAG ATCGCCAGGCTGCGGAGTGAGCTGGATATCGTGAGAGGAAACACCAAAGTCATGTCAGAGATGCTGACAGAGATGGTGCCAGGACAGGAGGACACCTCTGACCTGGAACTGCTTCAG gagctgaACCGGACTTGCAGGTCCATGCAGCAGAGGGTGGTGGAGCTGATCTCCCGTGTGTCAAACGAGGAGGTGACCGAGGAGCTGTTACACGTCAACGATGACCTCAACAACATCTTCCTACGATACGAAag GTACGAGAGGTACCGGTCGGGTAGAGCTGCCCAGAACAATGGG ATGCTGAGCGAGGCCACTGAGGACAACCTCATAGACCTGGGTCCAGGCTCCCCTGCCGTGGTCAGCCCCCGGGTCAGCACCAGCCCCAACCCCGCGCCCAGCGTCCCTCCAGCGGGAGCCAGCGCCTCCCCCGCCCGTACCCCCGCATCCCTTTCCACACAGCTGGCCGGCCTGG ATGTGGGAGCAGACGGCGTCAGTGGgactctgtcctctctgtccagcCAACCCAACCAGGATGACTTTGACATGTTTGCCCACACCAGGACCAGCTCTTTGGCCGACCAGCGCAAAAA TGTGAAGTACGAGGACCCCCAGGCACTGGGAGGCCTGGCCTCCGCGCTGGATGTGAGACAACAGAATGCTGGAGGG CTGAGGGTAAAGGGGGATGATAACGCTGAGTTGGAGCCCATAGACAGCTGGCTCATTACCCAAGGAATG ATCCCTGTATCGCAGTCCTCTGTCATGGATGACATTGAGGAGTGGCTCTGTACTGATGTG AAAGGTGATGGGGCAGAGGAAGGGGTGACCAGTGAAG aGTTTGACAAGTTCCTGGAAGAGCGAGCCAAAGTGGCAGATTCCCTACCATCGCCTCCTGGTGGAGACCCTGGCCCGCCTGTCAGCAGTGCCCCAGGCAACACAAGAAGGCAGAGCAAGAAAGCGGAGCGGACGGAGGATGCCCTCTTTGCCTTGTAG
- the drc3 gene encoding dynein regulatory complex subunit 3 isoform X2, with product MSWLFDTVKLNVVDEEMLQKAVEEQGPQEQAGRIAKEEGIHYNEVCQLSLDYRNIRKIDHLWQFTALTKLQLECNKISKIEGLETLINLTILNLSFNNIEVIEGLDTLVNLEDLSLFNNRISVIHNMDTLLNLKLLSLGNNCLAQLENVIYLRKFKNLCSLDLAGNLICEAENYKIFVTAYLSDLVYLDYRLLDKQTREHAYGKYQNSIEEMKHNETQEQKALEAKQGLEEELQLHRDAFVEFLNGPYLFDSMYADDPEASKLAYLPGVDVFVLTYKSQLVVLCEQVFEIGLAQQGRRESEVKSFFGCSKEAVSDNQQRAAQVAADFEMTRRQWMGEMQQATDMHLLEAQVMHCSEAISLLCDSLMTLELQLVDQLEDIIKDFERNITDMVAGFVEIVQGIFAQCRDLENHHHEKLLEIAVATLERVAKNELEEDMPYDVRMLFVDKDTVINAVSASHDTHLLKIDNREDELVTRINNWMGSLMKSIQDEEVKRNRKRISEIHNYVDYVRNQLDEMQQQHEHP from the exons ATGAGTTGGCTATTTGACACTGTGAAGCTTAATGTGGTGGATGAGGAGATGCTGCAGAAGGCTGTGGAGGAACAAGGCCCTCAAGAGCAGGCTGGGCGCATTGCCAAGGAAGAAGGCATCCACTATAATGAAGTCTGCCAGTTGAGTCTGGACTACAGAA ACATCAGGAAGATTGACCACCTCTGGCagtttacggccctgactaaaCTACAGCTGGAATGCAACAAGATTAGCAAGATAGAGGGACTAGAGACACTCATTAATCTTACAATTCTTA aCCTGTCCTTTAACAACATTGAGGTGATTGAGGGGTTAGACACTCTGGTGAACCTGGAGGACCTGAGTCTGTTCAACAATCGCATCTCTGTCATACACAACATGGACACACTTCTAAACCTGAAACTTCTCTCTCTTGGAAACAACTGCTTGGCCCAGCTAGAAAAT GTGATCTACCTCAGAAAGTTCAAGAATCTCTGCTCCCTCGATCTAGCTGGGAACTTAATCTGCGAAGCAGAGAACTACAAGATCTTTGTGACTGCATATCTCTCAGATTTGGTCTACCTGGACTACAGGTTACTGGACAAGCAGACG CGAGAACACGCTTATGGAAAATACCAGAATTCTATTGAGGAGATGAAACACAATGAGACTCAGGAGCAGAAGGCTTTGGAGGCTAAGCAAGGCCTCGAGGAGGAGCTGCAGCTACACAGG GATGCTTTTGTGGAGTTCTTGAATGGGCCATATCTGTTTGACAGTATGTATGCAGATGACCCAGAAGCAAGCAAACTGGCCTACCTTCCTGGAGTAGATGTC TTTGTCCTTACATACAAAAGCCAGTTGGTGGtgctgtgtgagcaggtgtttgAGATTGGCTTGGCTCAGCAGGGCCGCAGGGAGAGCGAGGTCAAATCCTTCTTTGGCTGCTCCAAAGAAGCTGTGTCTGACAACCAGCAAAGAGCAGCACAGGTCGCCGCTGACTTCGAGATGACCAGGCGACAG TGGATGGGAGAAATGCAGCAGGCTACAGACATGCACCTCCTGGAGGCCCAAGTGATGCACTGCAGTGAGGCGATCAGCTTGCTGTGCGACAGCCTCATGACCCTGGAGCTGCAGCTGGTGGACCAGCTGGAG GATATAATCAAAGACTTTGAGAGGAACATCACAGACATGGTTGCCGGGTTTGTCGAGATTGTTCAAGGAAT TTTTGCCCAATGTCGAGACCTGGAGAACCACCACCACGAGAAGCTTTTGGAGATTGCTGTGGCAACACTGGAGAGGGTGGCAAAGAATGAGCTGGAGGAAGACATGCCTTATGACGTGAGAATG CTGTTTGTAGACAAGGACACAGTGATCAACGCAGTCAGTGCCTCTCACGACACACACCTTCTCAAGATCGACAACCGGGAGGATGAGCTAGTGACCCGCATTAACAACTGGATGGGATCTCTCATGAAATCA ATCCAAGATGAGGAGGTAAAGAGGAATCGAAAGCGTATCTCAGAGATCCACAATTACGTAGACTATGTGAGAAATCAACTGGATGAGATGCAGCAACAACATGAACACCCCTGA
- the drc3 gene encoding dynein regulatory complex subunit 3 isoform X1, translating to MSWLFDTVKLNVVDEEMLQKAVEEQGPQEQAGRIAKEEGIHYNEVCQLSLDYRNIRKIDHLWQFTALTKLQLECNKISKIEGLETLINLTILNLSFNNIEVIEGLDTLVNLEDLSLFNNRISVIHNMDTLLNLKLLSLGNNCLAQLENVIYLRKFKNLCSLDLAGNLICEAENYKIFVTAYLSDLVYLDYRLLDKQTREHAYGKYQNSIEEMKHNETQEQKALEAKQGLEEELQLHRDAFVEFLNGPYLFDSMYADDPEASKLAYLPGVDVLLETYKSQLVVLCEQVFEIGLAQQGRRESEVKSFFGCSKEAVSDNQQRAAQVAADFEMTRRQWMGEMQQATDMHLLEAQVMHCSEAISLLCDSLMTLELQLVDQLEDIIKDFERNITDMVAGFVEIVQGIFAQCRDLENHHHEKLLEIAVATLERVAKNELEEDMPYDVRMLFVDKDTVINAVSASHDTHLLKIDNREDELVTRINNWMGSLMKSIQDEEVKRNRKRISEIHNYVDYVRNQLDEMQQQHEHP from the exons ATGAGTTGGCTATTTGACACTGTGAAGCTTAATGTGGTGGATGAGGAGATGCTGCAGAAGGCTGTGGAGGAACAAGGCCCTCAAGAGCAGGCTGGGCGCATTGCCAAGGAAGAAGGCATCCACTATAATGAAGTCTGCCAGTTGAGTCTGGACTACAGAA ACATCAGGAAGATTGACCACCTCTGGCagtttacggccctgactaaaCTACAGCTGGAATGCAACAAGATTAGCAAGATAGAGGGACTAGAGACACTCATTAATCTTACAATTCTTA aCCTGTCCTTTAACAACATTGAGGTGATTGAGGGGTTAGACACTCTGGTGAACCTGGAGGACCTGAGTCTGTTCAACAATCGCATCTCTGTCATACACAACATGGACACACTTCTAAACCTGAAACTTCTCTCTCTTGGAAACAACTGCTTGGCCCAGCTAGAAAAT GTGATCTACCTCAGAAAGTTCAAGAATCTCTGCTCCCTCGATCTAGCTGGGAACTTAATCTGCGAAGCAGAGAACTACAAGATCTTTGTGACTGCATATCTCTCAGATTTGGTCTACCTGGACTACAGGTTACTGGACAAGCAGACG CGAGAACACGCTTATGGAAAATACCAGAATTCTATTGAGGAGATGAAACACAATGAGACTCAGGAGCAGAAGGCTTTGGAGGCTAAGCAAGGCCTCGAGGAGGAGCTGCAGCTACACAGG GATGCTTTTGTGGAGTTCTTGAATGGGCCATATCTGTTTGACAGTATGTATGCAGATGACCCAGAAGCAAGCAAACTGGCCTACCTTCCTGGAGTAGATGTCCTACTAGAA ACATACAAAAGCCAGTTGGTGGtgctgtgtgagcaggtgtttgAGATTGGCTTGGCTCAGCAGGGCCGCAGGGAGAGCGAGGTCAAATCCTTCTTTGGCTGCTCCAAAGAAGCTGTGTCTGACAACCAGCAAAGAGCAGCACAGGTCGCCGCTGACTTCGAGATGACCAGGCGACAG TGGATGGGAGAAATGCAGCAGGCTACAGACATGCACCTCCTGGAGGCCCAAGTGATGCACTGCAGTGAGGCGATCAGCTTGCTGTGCGACAGCCTCATGACCCTGGAGCTGCAGCTGGTGGACCAGCTGGAG GATATAATCAAAGACTTTGAGAGGAACATCACAGACATGGTTGCCGGGTTTGTCGAGATTGTTCAAGGAAT TTTTGCCCAATGTCGAGACCTGGAGAACCACCACCACGAGAAGCTTTTGGAGATTGCTGTGGCAACACTGGAGAGGGTGGCAAAGAATGAGCTGGAGGAAGACATGCCTTATGACGTGAGAATG CTGTTTGTAGACAAGGACACAGTGATCAACGCAGTCAGTGCCTCTCACGACACACACCTTCTCAAGATCGACAACCGGGAGGATGAGCTAGTGACCCGCATTAACAACTGGATGGGATCTCTCATGAAATCA ATCCAAGATGAGGAGGTAAAGAGGAATCGAAAGCGTATCTCAGAGATCCACAATTACGTAGACTATGTGAGAAATCAACTGGATGAGATGCAGCAACAACATGAACACCCCTGA